The Scomber scombrus chromosome 5, fScoSco1.1, whole genome shotgun sequence genome window below encodes:
- the LOC133980290 gene encoding clathrin heavy chain 1-like, whose product MAQILPIRFQEHLQLQNLGINPANIGFSTLTMESDKFICIREKVGEQAQVVIIDMADPNNPIRRPISADSAIMNPASKVIALKAAKTLQIFNIEMKSKMKAHTMTDDVTFWKWISLNTVALVTDNAVYHWSMEGDSQPIKVFDRHSSLAGCQIINYRTDAKQKWLLLIGISAQQNRVVGAMQLYSVDRKVSQPIEGHAAGFAQFKMEDNTEESTLFCFAVRGQAGGKLHIIEVGTPPTGNQPFPKKAVDVFFPPEAQNDFPVAMQISSKQDVVFLITKYGYIHLYDLETGTCIYMNRISGETIFVTAPHEPTAGIIGVNRKGQVLSVCVEEENIIPYITNVLQNPDLALRMAVRNNLAGAEELFARKFNTLFAAGNYSEAAKVAANAPKGILRTPDTIRRFQSVPAQPGQRSPLLQYFGILLDQGQLNKFESLELCRPVLQQGRKQLLEKWLKEDKLECSEELGDLVKSVDPTLALSVYLRANVPNKVIQCFAETGQFQKIVLYAKKVGYTPDWIFLLRNVMRISPEQGLQFSQMLVQDEEPLAEITQIVDVFMEYNLIQQCTSFLLDALKNNRPMEGPLQTRLLEMNLVHAPQVADAILGNQMFTHYDRAHVAQLCEKAGLLQRALEHYTDLYDIKRAVVHTHLLNPEWLVNFFGSLSVEDSLECLRAMLSANIRQNLQICVQVASKYHEQLSTQSLTELFESFKSFEGLFYFLGSIVNFSQDPEVHFKYIQAACKTGQIKEVERICRESNCYDPERVKNFLKEAKLTDQLPLIIVCDRFDFVHDLVLYLYRNSLQKYIEIYVQKVNPSRLPVVIGGLLDVDCAEDVIKNLIMVVRGQFSTDELVAEVEKRNRLKLLLPWLEARIHEGCEEPATHNALAKIYIDSNNNPERFLRENPFYDSRVVGKYCEKRDPHLACVAYERGQCDQELINVCNENSLFKSLSRYLVRRKNPELWASVLLETNNYRRPLIDQVVQTALTETQDPEEVSVTVKAFMTADLPNELIELLEKIVLDNSVFSEHRNLQNLLILTAIKADRTRVMEYINRLDNYDAPDIANIAISNELFEEAFAIFRKFDVNTSAVQVLIEHIGNLDRAYEFAERCNEPPVWSQLAKAQLQKGLVKEAIDSYIKADDPSAYMEVGQAAAQSGNWEDLVKFLQMARKKARESYVETELIFALAKTNRLAELEEFINGPNNAHIQQVGDRCYDDKMYDAAKLLYNNVSNFGRLASTLVHLGEYQAAVDGARKANSTRTWKEVCFACVEGKEFRLAQMCGLHIVVHADELEELINYYQDRGYFEELITMLEAALGLERAHMGMFTELAILYSKFKPQKMREHLELFWSRVNIPKVLRAAEQAHLWGELVFLYDKYEEYDNAIITMMTHPADAWKEGQFKDIVTKVANVELYYKAIQFYLEFKPLLLNDLLIVLSPRLDHTRAVNFFSKVKQLPLVKPYLRSVQNHNNKSVNEALNNLFIIEEDYAALRTSIDAYDNFDNISLAQGLEKHELIEFRRIAAYLFKGNNRWKQSVELCKKDKLYKDAMQYASESKDTELAEELLAWFLNEDKKECFAACLFTCYDLLRPDVVLETAWRHNIMDFSMPYFIQVMREYLSKVDNLEASESLRKQEEQATESQPIVYGTPQLMLTAGPNVAVPPQQAYGYGYTAAPGYGQPPQPSFGYGM is encoded by the exons atggcTCAAATACTACCTATCCGCTTCCAGGAGCACCTGCAG CTCCAGAATCTGGGGATCAACCCCGCCAACATCGGATTCAGCACTCTAACCATGGAGTCTGACAAGTTCATCTGTATAAGGGAGAAGGTGGGTGAGCAGGCCCAGGTTGTCATCATTGATATGGCAGACCCCAACAATCCCATCCGCAGGCCCATCTCTGCAGACAGCGCCATCATGAATCCTGCCAGCAAAGTTATTGCCCTTAAAG CGGCAAAGACACTGCAGATCTTCAACATTGAGATGAAGAGCAAGATGAAGGCTCACACGATGACAGATGACGTGACCTTCTGGAAGTGGATCTCCCTCAACACCGTCGCCTTGGTCACAGACAACGCAGTCTACCATTGGAGCATGGAAGGTGACTCTCAGCCCATCAAAGTCTTCGACCGACACTCCAGCCTGGCAGGCTGCCAGATCATCAACTACCGCACTGACGCCAAACAGAAATGGTTGCTGCTCATCGGCATTTCAGCACAG cAAAACCGTGTAGTTGGAGCGATGCAGCTGTACTCGGTGGACAGAAAGGTGTCTCAGCCCATCGAGGGTCACGCCGCTGGCTTTGCACAGTTCAAGATGGAGGATAATACTGAGGAGTCAACTCTGTTCTGCTTTGCTGTGCGAGGACAGGCAGGAGGAAAG CTGCATATCATTGAAGTGGGGACTCCCCCGACTGGGAACCAGCCATTTCCAAAGAAAGCTGTGgatgttttctttcctccagaagcCCAGAATGACTTCCCAGTCGCCATGCAG ATCAGTTCCAAGCAAGATGTAGTCTTTCTCATCACCAAATACGGCTACATCCACCTGTATGACCTGGAGACTGGAACCTGTATCTACATGAACAGGATCAGCGGGGAGACCATCTTCGTCACTGCCCCACATGAGCCTACCGCTGGTATCATTGGGGTCAACAGGAAAGGacag GTGTTGTCAGTGTGCGTGGAGGAGGAAAACATCATTCCCTACATCACCAATGTGCTCCAGAACCCAGACCTGGCCCTCCGCATGGCTGTCCGTAACAACCTTGCCGGTGCAGAGGAGCTGTTTGCCCGCAAGTTCAACACCCTGTTTGCAGCAGGGAATTACTCAGAAGCAGCCAAGGTGGCAGCCAATGCACCTAAG GGTATCCTGCGGACCCCAGACACCATCCGTAGGTTCCAGAGCGTTCCAGCCCAACCAGGCCAGAGGTCTCCATTGCTCCAGTACTTTGGCATCTTACTGGATCAAGGCCAGCTTAATAAGTTTGAGTCTCTGGAGCTGTGCAGGCCTGTCCTGCAGCAGGGCCGCAAACAGCTGCTGGAGAAATGGCTGAAAGAGGACAAG ctggAGTGCTCTGAGGAGCTTGGAGACTTGGTGAAGTCTGTTGATCCTACTCTTGCCCTCAGTGTCTACCTCAGAGCTAACGTCCCCAATAAGGTCATTCAGTGCTTTGCAGAGACTGGCCAGTTCCAGAAGATTGTCCTCTACGCCAAGAAG GTGGGATACACTCCAGACTGGATCTTCCTGCTAAGGAACGTAATGCGGATCAGCCCAGAACAGGGCCTTCAGTTCTCCCAGATGCTGGTACAGGATGAGGAACCACTTGCTGAGATCACACAG ATTGTTGATGTCTTCATGGAATACAACCTGATCCAGCAGTGCACATCCTTTCTGCTTGATGCTCTGAAGAACAACAGACCCATGGAAGGACCACTGCAGACACGTTTGCTGGAAATGAATTTGGTCCATGCACCACAG GTTGCAGACGCCATCCTGGGCAACCAGATGTTCACCCACTATGATCGTGCACATGTGGCACAGCTGTGTGAGAAGGCTGGGCTCCTGCAGAGGGCGCTGGAGCATTACACCGACCTGTATGACATAAAGCGCGCTGTGgtgcacacacacctcctcaaTCCAGAG TGGCTGGTGAATTTCTTCGGCTCTTTATCAGTGGAGGACTCTTTGGAGTGTCTCAGGGCTATGCTGTCTGCCAATATCCGCCAGAATCTGCAGATCTGTGTTCAGGTTGCCTCCAAGTACCATGAGCAACTCTCTACTCAGTCCCTCACTGAACTCTTTGAGTCCTTCAAGAGCTTTGAGG GTTTGTTCTACTTCTTGGGTTCCATTGTGAACTTCAGCCAGGACCCCGAGGTTCACTTCAAATATATCCAGGCTGCCTGCAAGACGGGCCAGATCAAAGAGGTGGAGAGAATCTGCCGAGAGAGTAACTGCTACGATCCTGAGCGTGTGAAGAACTTCCTCAAG gAAGCCAAGCTGACTGATCAGCTGCCTTTGATCATCGTTTGTGACCGCTTCGATTTTGTCCATGACCTGGTCCTGTACCTGTACCGCAACAGCCTGCAGAAATACATTGAGATCTATGTGCAAAAG GTGAACCCAAGCCGTCTGCCAGTAGTCATTGGAGGTTTGCTGGATGTGGATTGTGCTGAGGATGTGATCAAGAACCTGATCATGGTGGTGAGAGGGCAGTTCTCCACAGATGAACTGGTCGCTGAAGTAGAGAAAAGAAATCG actgaagctgctgctgccttgGTTGGAGGCTCGTATCCATGAAGGCTGCGAGGAGCCCGCAACCCACAACGCCCTGGCTAAGATTTACAtcgacagcaacaacaacccAGAGCGCTTCCTGAGGGAGAACCCCTTCTACGACAGCCGCGTGGTGGGCAAGTACTGTGAGAAGAGAGACCCCCACCTGGCCTGTGTGGCCTATGAAAGAGGACAGTGTGACCAGGAGCTAATTAAT GTGTGCAATGAGAACTCACTGTTCAAGAGTCTGTCCCGCTACCTTGTGCGTCGCAAGAATCCTGAGCTGTGGGCGAGCGTGCTGCTGGAGACCAACAACTACAGAAGACCACTTATTGACCAG GTTGTGCAGACAGCCCTGACAGAGACCCAGGATCCAGAGGAGGTGTCTGTGACAGTCAAGGCCTTTATGACCGCTGACCTTCCTAATGAGCTCATCGAGCTTCTGGAGAAGATTGTCCTTGATAACTCTGTCTTTAGTGAGCACAG AAACCTGCAGAATCTGCTGATCCTTACGGCCATTAAAGCTGATCGGACACGCGTCATGGAGTACATCAACCGTCTGGACAACTATGATGCCCCAGACATTGCAAATATTGCCATCAGCAATGAGCTGTTTGAGGAGGCTTTTGCTATTTTTAGGAAATTTGATGTCAACACCTCTGCTGTCCAG GTTCTGATTGAGCACATTGGGAACCTGGACAGAGCCTATGAGTTTGCTGAGCGCTGCAATGAGCCTCCAGTGTGGAGTCAGCTGGCAAAGGCCCAGCTGCAGAAGGGTCTGGTCAAAGAAGCCATTGACTCTTACATCAAGGCTGATGACCCCTCTGCTTACATGGAGGTGGGACAAGCTGCAGCCCAGAGCG GAAACTGGGAAGACCTGGTGAAATTCCTGCAGATGGCTCGTAAGAAGGCCCGTGAGTCGTACGTTGAAACAGAATTGATCTTCGCTCTGGCCAAGACCAACCGCCTGGCTGAGCTGGAAGAGTTCATCAACGGCCCCAATAATGCTCACATCCAGCAG GTCGGTGACCGTTGCTATGACGACAAGATGTACGATGCCGCCAAACTGCTGTACAACAATGTGTCCAATTTCGGCCGCCTGGCCTCCACTCTAGTGCACCTGGGAGAGTACCAGGCAGCTGTGGACGGAGCTCGAAAAGCCAACAGCACCCGCACCTGGAAGGAG GTGTGTTTTGCTTGTGTAGAGGGGAAGGAGTTCCGGCTTGCCCAGATGTGTGGCTTGCATATTGTCGTACATGCTGATGAACTGGAGGAACTCATCAATTACTACCAG GATCGTGGTTACTTTGAGGAGCTGATCACCATGCTGGAGGCTGCACTGGGACTGGAGCGTGCTCACATGGGTATGTTCACAGAGCTGGCCATCCTGTACTCCAAATTCAAACCCCAGAAGATGAGGGAGCACCTGGAGCTCTTCTGGTCCCGTGTCAACATTCCAAAG GTTCTCAGGGCAGCAGAGCAAGCCCACCTCTGGGGAGAGCTGGTGTTCCTCTACGACAAGTACGAGGAATACGACAACGCCATCATCACCATGATGACCCATCCAGCTGATGCCTGGAAAGAGGGGCAGTTTAAAGACATTGTCACCAAG GTGGCCAATGTGGAGCTGTACTACAAGGCCATCCAGTTTTATCTGGAGTTTAAACCATTGTTACTGAACGACCTGCTCATCGTCCTTTCTCCAAGACTTGACCACACACGCGCCGTCAATTTCTTCAGCAAG GTGAAGCAGCTGCCTCTGGTTAAACCATACCTGAGGTCGGTCCAGAATCACAACAACAAGTCAGTCAATGAGGCCCTCAACAACCTCTTCATCATTGAGGAAGACTATGCG GCACTGCGCACTTCCATCGACGCCTACGACAACTTTGACAACATCTCACTGGCTCAGGGCTTGGAGAAGCATGAGCTCATCGAGTTTAGGAGGATCGCTGCATATCTCTTCAAGGGCAACAACCGCTGGAAACAGAGTGTTGAGCTCTGCAAGAAGGACAAGCTCTACAAG GATGCCATGCAGTACGCATCAGAGTCCAAAGACACAGAGCTAGCTGAAGAGCTCCTGGCTTGGTTCCTGAATGAAGACAAGAAGGAGTGTTTCGCCGCCTGCCTGTTCACCTGCTACGACCTGCTGCGGCCCGACGTGGTGCTGGAGACAGCTTGGAGGCACAACATCATGGACTTCTCCATGCCATATTTCATCCAGGTCATGAGGGAGTACCTCAGTAAG gTGGACAACCTCGAAGCCTCTGAGTCTCTGAggaaacaggaggagcaggCTACAGAGTCTCAACCCATTGTTTACG GCACACCCCAGCTGATGCTCACAGCAGGGCCCAACGTGGCCGTGCCTCCTCAGCAGGCCTACGGCTACGGCTACACAGCAGCACCAGGCTACGGCCAGCCGCCACAGCCCAGCTTCGGTTATGGCATGTGA